From one Gemella morbillorum genomic stretch:
- a CDS encoding HD domain-containing protein: MEFKKLSETKVLKDPVHSYIHINYEVVWNCLDSKEFQRLRRIRQLGGDFQVYPTAEHSRFSHSLGVYEIVRRMVTEIKSLSVELSEYDKICVMLAGLLHDVGHGPFSHAFEHVTKHSHEDYTAKIILGETELNQVLTEVSPRLPEDIVSIIEHNHPNDILNQIISGQLDADRMDYLLRDSYFSATSYGQFDLERILRTMRVRKIDENKKALVVKYTGIHSVEDYIMARYQMYWQVYYHPVARSYEAVFIQLFNRLKDIFKENKEYFSDMKVLIPFLEKNVVSVEEYFKLDENSLLYCCSLIQDKDDEIAADLARRLQNRRLFEYVDYSEENLAQIKNMLKEQNLDEKYYLRVENVEASVYSPYKGRKILIEQLDGKIVALEKASTIVESITKGETKREGTIFYPR; the protein is encoded by the coding sequence ATGGAATTTAAAAAGTTGAGTGAAACAAAAGTGCTAAAAGATCCAGTCCATAGTTATATTCATATCAATTATGAGGTAGTTTGGAATTGTTTAGATAGCAAGGAATTCCAGCGCTTACGTCGTATACGACAATTAGGTGGAGACTTTCAGGTTTATCCAACAGCAGAACATTCTCGTTTTTCACACTCATTAGGGGTTTACGAAATTGTTCGTAGGATGGTTACGGAGATAAAGTCTTTAAGTGTGGAACTTAGTGAATATGATAAAATCTGCGTAATGTTGGCAGGGTTGTTGCATGATGTAGGTCATGGCCCATTCTCTCACGCATTTGAACATGTTACTAAACATAGTCATGAAGACTATACAGCTAAGATAATTTTAGGGGAAACTGAACTTAATCAGGTGCTAACTGAAGTATCTCCAAGATTACCAGAGGATATAGTATCAATAATAGAACATAATCATCCAAATGATATTCTTAATCAGATTATTTCTGGTCAATTAGATGCTGATAGAATGGATTATTTACTTAGAGATTCATACTTTTCAGCAACAAGCTATGGACAGTTTGACTTAGAAAGAATATTACGAACAATGCGTGTTAGAAAAATAGATGAAAATAAAAAAGCTCTTGTCGTGAAATATACGGGGATTCATAGTGTAGAAGACTATATTATGGCAAGATATCAGATGTATTGGCAAGTATATTATCATCCAGTAGCACGCAGCTATGAAGCAGTATTTATTCAACTTTTTAATAGATTAAAAGATATTTTTAAAGAAAATAAAGAATATTTTTCTGATATGAAAGTTTTAATCCCATTTCTTGAAAAAAATGTGGTTAGTGTAGAAGAGTATTTCAAATTAGATGAAAATTCTCTATTGTATTGTTGTAGTTTAATTCAGGATAAAGATGATGAAATTGCAGCGGATTTAGCTCGAAGACTACAAAATAGAAGACTTTTTGAGTATGTAGATTATAGTGAAGAGAACTTGGCACAAATAAAAAATATGCTAAAAGAGCAGAACCTAGATGAAAAATATTATTTGCGAGTAGAAAATGTAGAGGCGAGTGTTTACAGCCCATATAAAGGTAGAAAGATTCTAATAGAACAATTAGATGGTAAAATAGTTGCTTTAGAAAAAGCTAGTACTATAGTAGAATCGATAACAAAAGGCGAAACAAAAAGAGAAGGAACAATATTTTATCCAAGATAA
- the rpsR gene encoding 30S ribosomal protein S18 has translation MAVNNNRRNNMRRRKKVCYFTKNNVEFIDYKDVELLKKFISERGKILPRRVTGTSAKYQRMLTTAIKRARHMALLPYVVDEK, from the coding sequence ATGGCAGTAAATAACAATCGTCGTAACAACATGCGTCGTCGTAAAAAAGTATGTTATTTCACAAAAAATAACGTTGAATTTATCGATTACAAAGATGTAGAATTACTTAAAAAATTCATTTCTGAACGTGGGAAAATCTTACCACGTCGTGTAACTGGTACTTCAGCTAAGTATCAAAGAATGTTAACTACAGCAATTAAAAGAGCTAGACACATGGCACTTTTACCATACGTAGTAGACGAAAAATAA
- a CDS encoding single-stranded DNA-binding protein yields MINNVVLVGRLTKDPELRYSSSNIPMVYFTVAVNRTFADQNGQRQADFIGCVAFRKQAENMARFLGRGSLIGVEGRIQTRNYQGKDGNTVYVTEVVADRIQFLESKSSSNRQNNGFDSMSFNQPQSQPSFSNNQNYYNNSNHNQGQANSAMQDFINDSSFSDFGENFPSNLDDDFMQDVVNPFKED; encoded by the coding sequence ATGATTAATAACGTAGTATTAGTAGGAAGATTAACAAAAGATCCAGAATTAAGATATTCTAGTTCAAATATCCCAATGGTTTATTTTACAGTTGCTGTGAATAGAACATTCGCCGATCAAAATGGTCAAAGACAAGCGGACTTTATTGGCTGTGTAGCTTTTAGAAAGCAAGCAGAAAATATGGCACGTTTCTTAGGACGTGGTAGTTTGATTGGTGTAGAAGGAAGAATCCAAACTAGAAATTATCAAGGAAAAGATGGGAATACTGTCTATGTTACAGAAGTTGTAGCTGATAGAATCCAGTTCCTTGAATCTAAGTCTAGTTCAAATAGACAAAATAACGGATTTGATTCAATGAGTTTTAATCAACCTCAATCACAACCATCATTTAGTAATAATCAAAATTATTACAACAATTCTAATCATAACCAAGGGCAAGCTAATTCAGCTATGCAAGATTTTATTAATGATAGTTCATTTTCTGATTTTGGGGAAAATTTCCCAAGTAACTTAGATGATGACTTCATGCAGGATGTAGTAAATCCGTTTAAAGAAGACTAA
- the rpsF gene encoding 30S ribosomal protein S6 translates to MRKYEVMFAVQPRIDEEAKKAVVDRFVNILSEGAEAVEVKDLGKKRLAYEIEDFTDAFYYVVELTSETDASTKEFDRLAKISDDIIRHMVVRLEK, encoded by the coding sequence ATGAGAAAATATGAAGTAATGTTTGCTGTTCAACCACGTATCGACGAAGAAGCTAAAAAAGCTGTGGTTGATAGATTCGTAAATATTCTTTCAGAAGGTGCAGAAGCAGTAGAAGTTAAAGATTTAGGTAAAAAACGCCTAGCTTATGAAATCGAAGACTTCACTGATGCTTTCTACTATGTAGTAGAATTAACTTCAGAAACAGATGCGTCTACAAAAGAATTCGATCGTTTAGCAAAAATTAGCGATGACATCATCCGTCACATGGTAGTTAGATTAGAAAAATAA
- a CDS encoding GNAT family N-acetyltransferase, translating into MIDIELIEGLSIDDAKRVCLWTNEKGVEFLRRWAGPDVEFPLNEDSLLNFENIYSIQKNGEFIGIIRKIRQVGTNVHIGNFILNPEYTNRGFGKIALRKFIDSIFSEQQVETITLNVLADNKNAMELYKKCDFEVLSTITQPIKKYLMVRRK; encoded by the coding sequence ATGATAGATATAGAATTAATAGAAGGCTTAAGCATAGATGATGCTAAAAGAGTTTGCTTATGGACAAATGAAAAAGGTGTAGAGTTTTTGAGAAGGTGGGCAGGACCAGACGTCGAGTTTCCACTTAATGAGGATTCATTATTAAATTTTGAAAATATATACTCTATACAGAAAAATGGAGAATTTATAGGTATAATTAGAAAAATACGTCAAGTTGGCACAAATGTTCATATAGGGAATTTCATATTAAATCCTGAGTATACAAACCGTGGTTTTGGGAAAATAGCTTTAAGGAAATTTATTGATAGTATTTTTTCAGAACAACAAGTAGAGACTATAACTCTTAATGTTTTAGCTGATAATAAGAATGCTATGGAATTATACAAAAAATGTGATTTTGAAGTTCTTTCTACAATAACTCAACCCATTAAAAAATATTTGATGGTTAGAAGAAAATAA
- a CDS encoding DEAD/DEAH box helicase, translating into MKNTFIYNNHLEAKKVLSTLEKELELCDEFIFSVAFISESGLTSLLQTLKNLEERNIRGKILTTDYLYFNTPKVLDKLATFKNIELRMYASSKDNHGFHTKGYLFKKKDSWNILLGSSNLTSAALTINKEWNTFVEEDNQLCSSILEEFHTLWNMSEDYASVKDKYKVEFLNNKQQTLKTIDNITDEISPNEMQQSFIENFKKLREQDNRGLLVSATGTGKTFAAAFAMKNINAKRILFIVHREQIARQALETFKIIFGNSRTYGLLTGKNKNIEADFIFATVQTISKSEVFKNFSKDCFDEIIIDEVHRAGAKSYLTIIDYFEPTFYLGMTASPDRTDSFNIYELFNNNIVYEVRLKEAMENNLLCPFHYFGISDLIVDGETLDELSDFTRLTSDKRVDHIIDKINYYGYSGDRVKGLVFCSSKREAQILSDAFNSRGFRTTSLTGEDGQEKREKEIEKLIADSGDILDYIFTVDIFNEGIDIPEVNQVVMLRPTQSAIIFIQQLGRGLRKNKDKDFVVIIDFIANYKNNFLIPIALSGDRTYDKDTARKFLSQGNRYLPGMSTIHFDNISKQRIYSAIDNVKLNTWLFISDEYNKLKNKLGRIPTYYDFENYDTLDIKKIFEVAGSYYAFLSKKDRDYSYNGKLSKTAENMLNFVSTNLILSKKIEELILLRLILKNSQSLEEDFRGVMLTDYTKLIADYELEVSRKILTNNFVTSSVTKKKFNDCIFLDEYNKVVKPSKELEKELQSDIFRTLLTELVEYGIYRYNKYYKANLYRDTNFVLYEKYSFEDICKLFSWSINYVPLAIGGYKYDEQTKTLPVFINYDIDENSFNHDYVHGFLPDNGFTSMSKPRRNLESRECEYFYKDETKIYLFMRKNKDDKDGARIFYFLGEMKTVGKPELVHREKSGDTVIQFFYKIQTPLREDMYEYFTQEKI; encoded by the coding sequence ATGAAAAATACTTTTATTTATAATAATCATTTAGAAGCGAAAAAAGTACTTAGTACCCTTGAAAAAGAGTTAGAGTTATGCGATGAATTTATTTTTAGCGTGGCATTTATTTCGGAAAGTGGTTTGACAAGTCTGCTTCAAACTTTAAAAAACTTAGAAGAAAGAAATATTCGTGGGAAAATATTGACAACAGATTATTTGTATTTTAACACACCAAAAGTTTTAGATAAACTAGCTACTTTTAAAAATATAGAGCTAAGAATGTATGCTAGTTCGAAAGATAATCATGGTTTTCATACAAAAGGTTATTTGTTTAAGAAAAAAGACTCTTGGAATATTTTGTTAGGTAGTTCGAACTTAACGAGTGCTGCATTAACGATTAACAAAGAATGGAATACATTTGTTGAAGAAGATAATCAGCTATGTTCAAGTATATTAGAAGAATTTCATACATTATGGAATATGTCGGAAGACTATGCTAGCGTAAAAGATAAATATAAAGTTGAGTTTTTGAACAATAAGCAACAAACTCTTAAAACAATAGATAATATTACCGATGAAATTAGTCCAAATGAGATGCAACAAAGTTTTATAGAAAACTTTAAAAAGCTACGAGAACAAGATAATAGAGGATTACTTGTGTCTGCTACTGGTACTGGTAAGACATTTGCAGCAGCTTTTGCGATGAAAAATATAAATGCCAAAAGAATTTTATTTATTGTTCATCGTGAACAGATTGCAAGGCAAGCTTTGGAAACTTTTAAAATTATTTTTGGGAACAGTCGTACATATGGACTTCTTACAGGTAAAAATAAGAATATAGAAGCGGATTTTATTTTTGCGACAGTCCAAACAATATCCAAGTCTGAAGTGTTTAAAAATTTTTCTAAAGATTGCTTCGACGAGATTATTATTGACGAGGTACATCGAGCGGGGGCGAAAAGTTATTTAACAATAATAGATTATTTTGAGCCAACTTTTTATTTGGGAATGACAGCAAGTCCGGATAGAACAGATAGCTTTAATATTTACGAGTTATTTAATAACAATATTGTTTATGAGGTACGCTTAAAAGAAGCGATGGAAAATAACCTTCTTTGCCCGTTTCACTATTTTGGAATTAGCGATTTGATAGTAGATGGCGAAACGCTAGATGAACTTAGTGATTTTACAAGATTAACCTCTGATAAGCGAGTGGATCATATTATTGATAAAATAAATTACTATGGCTATTCGGGGGACAGAGTAAAAGGATTAGTATTTTGTTCTTCTAAACGAGAAGCACAAATACTTAGCGATGCATTTAATAGTAGAGGATTTAGAACTACTAGTTTAACAGGTGAAGATGGTCAGGAAAAACGCGAAAAAGAAATTGAGAAGCTAATAGCTGACTCGGGAGATATATTAGATTATATTTTTACCGTAGATATTTTTAATGAAGGTATAGATATTCCAGAAGTTAATCAAGTGGTTATGCTCCGCCCAACACAAAGTGCGATAATTTTTATCCAACAGTTAGGTCGTGGTTTAAGGAAAAATAAAGACAAAGATTTTGTTGTAATAATAGACTTTATCGCAAACTACAAAAATAACTTTTTAATACCGATTGCCCTATCAGGAGATAGAACTTATGATAAAGATACAGCTCGTAAGTTCCTATCACAAGGGAATAGGTATTTACCAGGAATGTCGACTATCCATTTTGACAATATATCAAAACAAAGAATATATAGCGCAATTGATAATGTGAAATTGAATACATGGTTATTTATTTCTGATGAGTACAACAAGTTAAAAAATAAACTCGGTAGGATTCCAACCTATTATGACTTTGAAAATTATGACACGCTAGATATTAAAAAGATTTTTGAGGTCGCAGGTAGTTATTATGCGTTTTTATCTAAAAAAGACCGAGATTATAGCTACAATGGGAAACTATCAAAAACAGCAGAAAATATGCTGAATTTCGTATCAACTAATTTAATCTTAAGCAAGAAAATAGAAGAGCTGATACTTTTAAGGTTAATCTTAAAAAATTCTCAAAGTCTTGAAGAGGATTTTAGAGGTGTGATGCTTACAGATTATACTAAATTAATCGCTGATTATGAACTTGAGGTAAGTAGGAAGATTCTTACAAATAATTTTGTAACGAGCAGTGTTACGAAAAAGAAATTTAATGACTGTATATTTTTAGATGAGTATAACAAGGTGGTAAAACCATCAAAAGAATTAGAAAAAGAATTGCAGTCAGATATTTTTAGAACATTGTTGACAGAATTAGTAGAATATGGAATTTATAGATATAACAAATATTATAAAGCTAATCTATATAGGGATACTAATTTTGTCCTTTATGAAAAATATAGTTTTGAAGATATTTGTAAACTTTTCTCTTGGAGTATCAATTACGTACCTTTAGCTATTGGTGGCTATAAATATGATGAACAGACAAAAACTTTACCGGTATTTATCAATTATGATATAGATGAAAATTCATTCAACCATGATTATGTCCATGGATTTTTACCAGACAACGGTTTTACATCAATGTCGAAACCACGTCGTAATTTAGAATCAAGAGAATGTGAATATTTCTATAAAGATGAAACAAAGATTTATCTATTTATGAGAAAAAATAAAGATGATAAAGATGGAGCAAGAATATTCTATTTCCTTGGAGAGATGAAAACAGTAGGGAAACCAGAGTTGGTTCATAGAGAAAAAAGTGGCGATACAGTTATTCAATTTTTCTATAAAATTCAGACACCGCTTAGGGAAGATATGTATGAATATTTTACACAGGAGAAGATATAA
- the folP gene encoding dihydropteroate synthase: protein MTKLKKLLDEKKYLIMGILNFTPDSFSDGGDFFDVEAAIAGVKEMINQGADIIDIGAESTRPGSTAISEDEELRRLERVFPILRIEFPEACFSIDTYKPAVAEYMIKAGVDVLNDVNGAKGSNMAEVAAKYDIPIVIMHNGGVEEGSEVEQVVRELGESLDICLAAGVKKENIIIDPGMGFGKTAEANLEITRKLDSLNSLGYEILYAVSRKRTTDYVLGGNTNPKERDIVTATLSLEAIRRGARMVRVHNVKVMKEALITYEIING from the coding sequence ATGACTAAATTGAAAAAACTTTTAGATGAAAAAAAATATTTGATAATGGGGATTTTGAATTTCACTCCGGATTCTTTTTCGGATGGGGGAGATTTTTTTGATGTAGAAGCAGCGATAGCTGGGGTAAAAGAAATGATTAATCAAGGTGCTGATATTATTGACATAGGAGCAGAATCAACACGACCTGGCTCAACTGCTATTTCAGAAGATGAGGAGCTTCGCCGTTTGGAAAGAGTTTTTCCAATTTTACGTATCGAGTTTCCTGAAGCATGCTTTAGTATAGACACTTATAAACCAGCTGTTGCTGAATATATGATTAAAGCTGGTGTTGACGTGCTTAATGATGTAAATGGAGCAAAAGGAAGCAATATGGCAGAGGTTGCTGCAAAGTATGATATACCGATTGTTATTATGCATAATGGTGGCGTAGAAGAAGGTAGTGAAGTCGAACAAGTCGTTCGTGAACTTGGGGAAAGTTTAGATATTTGTCTTGCTGCTGGTGTTAAAAAAGAAAATATAATAATCGATCCAGGAATGGGATTTGGTAAGACTGCTGAAGCTAATTTAGAGATTACTAGAAAATTAGACTCGTTAAACTCTCTAGGTTACGAGATTTTATATGCGGTAAGTAGAAAGAGAACGACGGATTACGTTTTAGGAGGTAATACTAACCCTAAAGAACGGGATATAGTTACTGCGACACTATCTTTAGAGGCAATACGTCGTGGAGCGAGAATGGTACGTGTTCATAATGTAAAAGTTATGAAAGAAGCATTGATAACTTATGAAATAATAAATGGATAA
- a CDS encoding TVP38/TMEM64 family protein, translating into MQNFIEQFGNCAPIIFLLLASILPVFLFPPGIFSVIGGLLFGFKLGAVLTIIAAIIYTNIMFLISRYFARNKIENFLEKRLTLKQFNRIFGLNDNKLATFLIICRLIPILPNSVVSYSYGLTRISFKHYFIANLIGLIPGRLIWLNFGSKLNNIWSLEFLTAAVLIVAFIGIGAIVAKNME; encoded by the coding sequence ATGCAAAACTTTATTGAACAATTTGGTAATTGTGCACCTATAATATTTTTATTATTAGCATCTATTCTCCCTGTCTTTCTATTCCCACCAGGAATTTTTTCTGTTATCGGTGGTCTTTTATTTGGATTTAAGCTAGGTGCTGTCCTAACTATAATAGCCGCAATTATCTACACTAATATAATGTTTCTTATTTCTAGATATTTTGCGAGAAATAAAATTGAAAATTTTTTAGAAAAACGTCTTACCTTAAAACAGTTTAATAGAATTTTCGGTCTAAACGACAATAAACTCGCTACCTTTTTGATTATTTGTAGACTTATTCCGATATTACCAAACAGTGTTGTTAGTTATTCTTATGGACTTACTAGAATATCATTTAAACATTATTTTATAGCCAACCTTATCGGTCTTATTCCCGGTCGATTAATTTGGTTAAATTTTGGTTCGAAATTAAATAATATCTGGAGTTTAGAATTTTTAACGGCAGCTGTTTTAATAGTAGCTTTTATCGGAATAGGTGCTATAGTCGCAAAAAATATGGAATAA
- a CDS encoding bifunctional folylpolyglutamate synthase/dihydrofolate synthase yields the protein MNLKCKTKIENFLTKNNLVDNYNILELLEEQNLENIIDKLESLPQDELTNFALEYVCEELLITASYKIERTGMKLGLHRMEHVLALFNNPEHDLKVIHVAGTNGKGSTCSYIKDVLKTKYRVGLYSSPGMLSFNDRIRINDDFIPYKEAYRLYKEVVKVYDANNHDPSDKLSFFEIITAVALLYFKDQKTDFVIMEVGLGGRYDGTNIFKEKLLSIITKIGLDHTAILGDSLEKIAYEKAGIIQENDNVLIYPADNSVVNVISNICKEKNANFSILDENNIEIKDIGARGNKFSFRNIDYTTKMVGQHQIYNASLALAAIFNLRSRGIIDIDDKTISSALALSTWAGRLEWIRPNILLDGAHNNDGISSLVNYLSANNFPKLKILLGILEDKDYEDMVTKLKTIPAEFSATKVPIEIKESNLDNLVRSFNDTFVTKYENYELALSKLIPNLKSDEVLLITGSLYLISAVRAEILEKY from the coding sequence ATGAATTTAAAATGTAAAACTAAAATTGAAAACTTTTTAACAAAAAATAATTTAGTAGATAACTACAATATTTTAGAATTATTAGAAGAACAAAACCTAGAAAATATTATCGATAAACTAGAATCCCTTCCTCAAGATGAGTTGACCAACTTCGCACTGGAATATGTTTGTGAAGAGCTTCTTATTACCGCTTCTTATAAAATAGAGCGCACTGGAATGAAGCTTGGTCTACATCGTATGGAGCATGTTTTGGCTCTATTCAATAATCCTGAGCATGACTTGAAAGTTATTCATGTCGCGGGAACTAATGGGAAAGGTTCTACATGTTCTTATATAAAAGACGTACTAAAAACAAAATACCGCGTTGGTCTTTATTCTAGTCCTGGCATGCTAAGTTTTAACGATCGTATTCGTATTAACGATGACTTTATTCCATACAAAGAAGCATATCGTCTCTATAAAGAAGTTGTTAAAGTTTATGATGCAAATAATCATGACCCTAGCGATAAGCTTTCTTTCTTTGAAATTATTACAGCAGTTGCTCTACTATATTTCAAAGATCAAAAAACAGATTTTGTTATTATGGAAGTTGGTCTTGGCGGGCGTTATGATGGAACAAATATTTTTAAAGAAAAGCTATTGTCGATTATTACAAAAATTGGATTAGACCATACTGCAATACTAGGTGATTCTTTGGAAAAAATCGCCTACGAAAAGGCCGGTATTATCCAAGAAAATGATAACGTCCTTATCTATCCAGCTGATAATAGTGTTGTAAATGTTATTTCTAATATTTGTAAAGAAAAAAATGCAAATTTCTCTATTCTAGACGAAAATAATATAGAAATAAAAGATATTGGTGCTCGTGGCAATAAATTTAGCTTTAGAAATATCGACTATACCACAAAAATGGTTGGTCAACATCAAATTTACAATGCATCTCTAGCACTAGCAGCAATCTTTAATCTGCGCTCTCGTGGTATTATCGATATAGATGATAAAACAATTAGTTCTGCTTTAGCTTTGTCTACTTGGGCAGGTCGCCTAGAATGGATTCGTCCGAATATCCTACTAGACGGAGCCCACAACAATGATGGTATTAGCAGTTTGGTCAATTACCTTAGTGCTAACAACTTCCCAAAACTAAAAATCTTGTTAGGTATCCTTGAGGATAAGGACTATGAAGATATGGTGACTAAGTTAAAAACTATTCCCGCTGAGTTTTCTGCAACTAAAGTTCCTATTGAAATCAAAGAATCGAACTTGGATAATCTTGTTCGTAGTTTTAATGATACATTTGTTACTAAATATGAAAATTATGAACTAGCTCTTTCTAAGCTTATTCCTAATTTAAAAAGTGATGAAGTACTTTTAATTACAGGTTCGCTATATTTAATCTCGGCAGTTAGAGCAGAAATCTTAGAAAAATACTAA
- the ytpR gene encoding YtpR family tRNA-binding protein: MLFFYNKKMLGETLLITIQNSEEVTYEDKKNITLIKDNNGVLVGLNIFNVENLKLEGEGSIELSDEQKEILSKRLEKNGIKIDLEGNNDDYFVAGEVLTCEKHPDADKLKVTTVNVGEETLQIVCGAPNVEAGQKVVVALSGAMMPSGLLIKPSKLRGVDSNGMLCSKRELGLPQEEVRGILVLDEDTKAGTKLKELNLK, from the coding sequence ATGTTATTTTTTTACAATAAGAAAATGCTAGGAGAAACATTATTAATTACTATTCAAAATAGTGAAGAGGTTACTTATGAAGATAAGAAAAATATTACACTTATTAAAGATAATAATGGAGTATTAGTAGGATTAAATATTTTTAATGTTGAAAATTTGAAACTAGAAGGTGAAGGAAGTATTGAATTATCTGATGAACAAAAAGAAATTTTGAGCAAACGTCTAGAAAAGAATGGTATCAAAATAGATTTAGAGGGTAATAACGATGATTACTTCGTAGCAGGGGAAGTTCTTACTTGTGAAAAGCATCCAGATGCAGATAAACTGAAAGTAACAACGGTTAATGTTGGAGAAGAAACTTTACAAATTGTTTGTGGAGCACCTAATGTAGAAGCTGGACAAAAAGTCGTAGTAGCCCTTAGTGGAGCGATGATGCCGAGTGGATTACTTATTAAACCATCGAAATTACGTGGTGTAGATTCTAACGGTATGCTATGTTCAAAACGTGAATTAGGTTTACCTCAAGAAGAAGTAAGAGGTATTTTAGTATTAGATGAAGATACTAAAGCAGGTACTAAATTAAAAGAATTGAATTTAAAATAA
- a CDS encoding DUF1444 family protein, whose protein sequence is MSYTRDGIFEKIIEKLPTLKIHERREKDNSIFILEYNNRRAKIDIDSFIRKLGDKKSEKSDKKVEEFIYYIVNNFTAQDNVSLEGIAKEELIDKVYPVVRSTGFNKDNKQHLVKYPHTNETDIYLAYDFGKGYKLLDKTFLEKLSLSLDGVFEFAKRNLENLPLKYNLDEVEGNKFYFLNAKDGYDGARVIDKNILDYFYKKIGESYYLGLPHQDVLIIADIKNKKGLEILQKMMVQFFTEGTVPITTITFKYDGEKLESYFIFVE, encoded by the coding sequence ATGTCTTATACAAGAGATGGTATTTTTGAAAAAATTATAGAAAAATTACCTACTTTAAAAATTCACGAAAGACGAGAAAAAGATAATAGTATATTTATTTTAGAATATAATAATCGCCGAGCAAAGATTGATATAGATAGTTTTATAAGAAAGCTAGGCGACAAAAAAAGTGAGAAAAGCGATAAAAAGGTAGAAGAATTTATTTATTATATTGTGAATAATTTTACAGCTCAAGATAATGTATCTTTAGAGGGTATTGCAAAAGAAGAGCTGATAGATAAGGTTTATCCCGTTGTTCGCTCAACAGGATTTAATAAAGATAACAAGCAACATCTTGTAAAATATCCGCATACAAATGAGACGGATATCTATCTAGCTTATGATTTTGGAAAAGGGTATAAGCTTCTAGATAAGACTTTTCTAGAGAAACTTTCGTTATCATTAGATGGAGTTTTTGAATTTGCTAAAAGAAATCTAGAGAACTTGCCGCTAAAATATAATCTAGATGAAGTAGAAGGAAATAAATTTTATTTTCTAAATGCTAAAGATGGCTATGATGGAGCACGAGTTATTGATAAAAATATTTTAGATTATTTTTATAAAAAAATTGGAGAGTCATATTATTTAGGCTTACCTCATCAGGATGTTCTTATTATAGCGGATATAAAAAATAAAAAAGGGCTGGAGATTCTGCAAAAAATGATGGTTCAGTTCTTTACAGAAGGTACAGTTCCGATAACAACAATTACATTCAAATATGATGGAGAAAAATTAGAAAGTTATTTTATTTTTGTTGAATAA
- a CDS encoding transporter: MVTNEENKRLELLTKYTNWIKKSKLKLLIVFIIYCTVLLLNFLFFKNHRIFTTASLLMFTYIIYVGSLIWFINNKLIAKIDSVDFKIK; the protein is encoded by the coding sequence ATGGTAACAAATGAAGAAAACAAAAGATTAGAGTTGCTAACTAAATATACTAATTGGATAAAAAAAAGCAAACTAAAACTTTTAATCGTTTTTATTATCTATTGCACTGTTTTACTGCTAAACTTTTTATTCTTTAAAAACCATCGTATCTTTACTACTGCAAGCTTACTTATGTTTACTTACATTATTTATGTAGGCTCACTAATTTGGTTTATAAATAATAAACTAATCGCTAAAATTGACAGTGTTGATTTCAAAATAAAATAA